One genomic region from Cyprinus carpio isolate SPL01 unplaced genomic scaffold, ASM1834038v1 S000006601, whole genome shotgun sequence encodes:
- the LOC109060513 gene encoding progestin and adipoQ receptor family member 4-like: protein MAFLNGPRLLDWANSPPHLQFNRYVLTGYRPISSVQECIKSLFYLHNELGNIYTHGIPLLCFLVLLPLNIPWSQITVTWLGVVHFLACLSPQLGSVVYHLFMNHEGGEPVYKTLLTLDMCGICMINTLGALPIVYSTLLCYPFTRTVALLMYILLSSYAIYCAVTAGSRVRRLRSFAWQALFRFSFFLLRWIGVGGGSPTSLRHFLTMDALAVLGGVINITRIPERFCPGLFDYWCNSHQIMHVLVVVSILYLHWGVLDDLLWINTHHCPSD from the exons ATGGCATTTTTAAACGGCCCCAGACTGCTGGACTGGGCAAACTCTCCTCCACATTTACAGTTCAACAGATATGTCCTGACTGGCTATAGACCCATCTCCTCCGTCCAGGAGTGTATCAAGAGTCTCTTCTATCTGCACAATGAGCTGGGGAACATCTACACACACG GAATCCCTCTGCTCTGTTTCCTGGTGCTGCTCCCGCTCAACATCCCCTGGTCACAGATCACCGTGACGTGGCTTGGCGTGGTGCATTTCCTGGCCTGCCTGTCACCGCAGCTGGGCTCAGTGGTCTACCACCTGTTTATGAACCATGAGGGCGGCGAGCCCGTCTACAAAACCCTGCTCACGCTAGATATGTGTGGAATCTGCATGATCAACACGCTAG GAGCCCTGCCCATCGTGTACAGCACTCTTCTCTGCTACCCCTTCACCCGCACAGTGGCTCTGCTGATGTACATCCTGCTCTCCAGTTACGCCATCTACTGTGCCGTCACAGCGGGCAGCAGAGTGCGCCGTCTGCGTTCCTTCGCCTGGCAGGCGCTTTTCCGCTTCTCGTTTTTCCTATTGCGCTGGATAGGTGTGGGCGGAGGAAGTCCCACCTCACTGCGTCACTTTCTCACCATGGATGCACTAGCGGTGTTGGGCGGTGTCATCAATATCACGCGAATCCCCGAGCGGTTCTGCCCAGGCCTCTTTGACTACTGGTGCAACAGCCATCAGATCATGCATGTGCTGGTGGTGGTGTCTATACTGTACCTACACTGGGGGGTGCTGGACGACTTACTGTGGATCAACACGCATCACTGTCCGTCAGACTGA
- the LOC109060352 gene encoding perforin-1-like yields MPARQNGVVQGKQSIHTHFTGMWAVLVFYLFLPIVQSCTKGKPNECTEATFAPGSNLAGEGYDVTKMQRKGAFVINTEVWRRKDKSCTLCRNPYMEGANQKLPTSVVDWRSSKKCNIQVSSSLYQSSEELVSSSMSSIENNWAASLGIDVKQNTGSLILAGTNSKLAEYSMEKTKRDKYNFASQSISCSFYSYRVSNKPVLHPEFKRSVKELPKTYNLDFKKRFYKFINTYGTHYITKVTLGGRVHSVTSIRQCETALQGLSADEVKTCLDVEASASIRGKVDMKAESKHCNEDKDKTESKSSFSSRFSDRLTEVTGGHTSEPEILFSGGKDPSAYKEWLESLPQNPDVISYSLESLHELISTKDPVRKHLRQAIHDYILEKSFWRNCTDSCKDGVKTNPNNPCVCTCRNNPGITPDCCPSKRGLSRVKVTVVRAQNLWGDTTTATDGYVKLFDKNNILIGRTDMITNNNSPYWGRTFDLGDVVLAENEKIKLEVWDEDNKWDDDWLGNCEVPIKAGHQDNFCTLNHGLLFYKTEVTCAPSLSGPYCAKYVGSPMNFQLEKVYASRNARPVPAEILMSKGVLLDRLYVYQKTNYSAKTIL; encoded by the exons ATGCCTGCTAGACAAAACGGAGTAGTTCAAG gaAAGCAGAGCATCCATACACATTTTACAGGAATGTGGGCGGTGCTTGTTTTTTACCTCTTTCTGCCCATCGTGCAGTCATGCACTAAAGGTAAACCCAATGAATGCACAGAAGCAACCTTCGCCCCCGGGTCCAACCTGGCCGGAGAAGGATACGATGTGACCAAGATGCAGCGCAAGGGAGCCTTTGTCATTAACACAGAGGTCTGGAGGCGAAAGGATAAATCATGCACCCTTTGCAGGAACCCCTACATGGAAGGAGCAAATCAAAAGCTTCCCACATCTGTAGTAGACTGGAGATCCAGCAAAAAGTGCAACATTCAAGTATCAAGCTCCCTGTACCAGTCCAGTGAAGAACTGGTCAGCTCCAGCATGTCCTCCATTGAGAACAACTGGGCGGCTAGTTTGGGTATAGACGTTAAGCAAAATACAGGCTCATTAATTTTGGCTGGAACTAACTCGAAGCTTGCAGAGTACTCAATGGAGAAGACCAAAAGAGACAAGTACAATTTTGCTAGTCAAAGTATTTCTTGTTCATTTTACAG CTACAGGGTCTCCAACAAGCCTGTTCTCCATCCCGAGTTCAAGCGCTCTGTGAAGGAGCTTCCCAAGACATACAATCTTGATTTCAAAAAGCGTTTTTACAAGTTCATTAACACCTATGGAACCCATTACATCACTAAG GTAACTCTTGGAGGACGCGTACACTCTGTGACCAGTATCAGACAGTGTGAGACCGCCCTGCAGGGCTTAAGTGCAGATGAGGTGAAGACATGCTTGGACGTGGAGGCAAGTGCCAGCATTCGTGGCAAAGTAGATATGAAAGCAGAAAGTAAGCACTGTAATGAAGACAAGGACAAAACAGAGAGCAAAAGCAGCTTCTCCAGCCGCTTTAGTGACAG GCTGACCGAGGTGACCGGAGGTCACACTTCAGAGCCTGAGATCCTTTTCTCAGGAGGAAAAGACCCATCAGCTTACAAAGAATGGCTCGAGTCCCTACCACAAAACCCAGATGTGATTTCTTACTCTCTGGAGTCCCTGCATGAGCTAATCTCCACCAAAGATCCAGTGCGCAAACACTTGCGCCAAGCCATCCATGACTACATCCTGGAAAAGTCCTTCTGGAGGAACTGCACTGATTCTTGCAAAGATGGCGTCAAAACCAACCCAAACAACCCGTGTGTCTGCACTTGTCGCAACAATCCTGGGATCACACCAGACTGCTGCCCATCTAAGCGTGGACTTTCTCGGGTAAAGGTCACAGTCGTGAGGGCTCAAAATCTGTGGGGTGACACGACCACAGCGACCGATGGGTACGTAAAATTGTTCGACAAAAATAACATTCTGATTGGACGCACTGATATGATCACGAATAACAACTCACCCTACTGGGGGAGAACCTTTGATTTGGGTGATGTTGTCCTGGCAGAGAATGAAAAGATAAAACTGGAGGTGTGGGATGAAGATAATAAATGGGACGACGATTGGCTGGGAAACTGTGAAGTACCCATAAAAGCAGGTCATCAGGACAATTTCTGCACTTTAAATCACGGTCTGCTGTTCTACAAAACAGAAGTGACATGCGCTCCAAGTTTGTCTGGCCCCTACTGTGCAAAGTATGTCGGTTCCCCCATGAACTTTCAACTGGAGAAGGTATACGCATCCCGAAATGCACGACCTGTGCCAGCAGAAATACTGATGAGCAAGGGAGTACTTCTGGACAGACTTTATGTATATCAAAAGACAAATTACAGTGCGAAAACTATTCTGTAG